GGGAACTCCGGCGAGCCGGAGTACCACCGCTCGGGCGTCCTAGGAGGATGGGGTGGTGGGCGGACGGAAACGCGTCGACCCGCACCCGACGATCAGGGGCGGGCTACGGTCGGTGGTGTGGAAGATCGCAACGAGGTGATCGCGGCGCTCAAGGCCGATCCGGCGATGTCGGGCCTGCGCCGGTCGCTGGAGTTCTACCACGGTGATCCGGCGCGGGAGGCGGCGCTCGACGCGTTCTACGCTTCCCTGGTCGGCGCCGGTGACCTGGTCTTCGACGTCGGCGCGCACGTCGGCGACCGGCTGGACAGCTTCCGCCGCCTCGGCGCCCGGGTGGTCGCCGTGGAGCCGCAGCCGCTCTGCGCCCGGGCGCTGCGGGCCCTGCACGCCGGCGACGGCGCGGTGACGGTGGTGGAGGCGGCCTGCGGGCGGGCCGCCGGACCGGTGCGGCTGCACGTGAACTCCGCCAACCCGACCGTCTCCACCGCCTCCCGGAGTTTCGTCCGCGCCGCCGATCGGGCCGCCGGCTGGGAGGGCGAGACGTGGGACGGCGAGATCGAGGTGGCCGGCACCACGCTTGACGCGCTCGTCGCCGCTCACGGCGTCCCGGCGTTCGTGAAGGTGGACGTGGAGGGCTTCGAGGACGCCGTGCTGGCCGGGTTGAGCCGTCCGGTGCCGGCGTTGTCGTTCGAGTTCACCACCATCGCCCGCGACCTGGCCGAACGCTGCCTGGATCGGCTCACCGCGCTCGGCTTCACCGGGTTCGCCGTGGCGCTCGGCGACGAGATGGCGTTCGCCCCGCCGGGCTGGCGGTCGGCCGCCGAGGTGGCGGCGTACCTGCGCGCGCTGCCGCACGAGGCCAACTCGGGCGACGTGTACGCGCGGATCTGACCTCGGTCCACTTCGGACAGCATCTTCGGCACCACATCGACCCTGCTCACCGCCCTGATCGGCACATCCGCTGCCCGACCGCTTTTTTCAGGCGTCGAACTTAGCCGTGTTTCGTTACCTGGCCGTTATTGACGTGACCGGCGCCACTTCGGTTGACTGCCACGGAACCGCTACCGCAACCGGTTCCGAAACACCCCCCTCATCCCCGCGACCCGGGAGCGTCACGTGCCGATCACCATCGCCGACGTCGCCACCCGCGCCGGGGTGAGCAAGACGACCGTGTCCCGGGTGCTCAACGGCAAGGGCGAGGTGCACATCCGCACCGCCGACCGGGTCCGCGCCGTCATCAGCGACCTCGGGTACGTGCCCAGCGCCCGCGCGGTCGGCCTGGCCCGCGGGCGTACCCGGGTGGTGGGCATGCTGGTGCCGGCGCTGACCTGGCCCTGGATGGGCGAGGTGCTCCAGGGCGCGGTGGACGCGGTCGAGGCCGCCGGCTACGGCATGCTGCTGTTCACCTGCACCCACGGCGACGAGTCGATGCGGCGGTTCGCCTCCCAGGTCTCGGCCAAGTCCTTCGACGGCCTGCTCGTGGTCGAACCGGAGGGCACGCTCGACTACATCACCGGGCTGCACCGGCGCGGCCTGCCGGTCATCCTCATCGACGACCGCGGCCACCAGCCCGGCTTCCCCTCGGTGCGCACCACGAACGAAGCCGGGGCCCGGGCCGCCGCCGTGCACCTGCTGGCGCTCGGACGCCGCCGGCCGCTCGTCGTCACCGGCCTGCGCCGCTTCGGCTGCACCCGGGAACGGCTCGCCGGCTTCGCCCACGCCTACGCCGAAGCCGGCGTACCCGTGGAGGCGATCCGGGTGGTGGAGGGCGACTTCACCTTCGAGTGCGGGCGCGCGGCGGTGCGGCGGCTGCTCGCCGACGACGCGCCGTTCGACGCCGTCTTCGCGCACAACGACCTCTCCGCCGCCGGCGCGCTCCAGGCGCTGCGCGACGCCGGCCGGCGCGTCCCGGAGGACGTGGCGGTGGTCGGCTTCGACGACCTGCCGCTGGCCGGGCACACCCACCCGCCGCTCAGCTCGGTGCACCAGCCCATGCGGGAGATGGGCGCCGCCGCCGCCCGGCTCCTCATCGCCCACCTCACCGGCACGCCGCTACCCGACGCCCCGACCGTCATCCCGACCCGCTTCGCCGCCCGCGCCTCCACCGGCGTCACCTGACCCCGATACCGCCGAACCCGGCGACCACGCCGGCGGGCACCCGCCCGCCGGTGGCACCACCGCACACCCTTCATCCACCACATCCCGCCCGAGACACGCGGGACCACCGAGGGAGACCTCCATGAGAAGAAGGCAACTCCTCGCCGTCGCGCTCGCCGGCGCGATGGTCACCACCACGGTCGCCGCCTGCGGCGACAGCCCCAACGCGGAGAAGAAGAACGGCCAGGCCGCGACCGTGCTGAACGTCGGCATGCCCAACGGTCCGCAGGCCGAGAACAACAACCCGTTCCTCACCACCTCGGCCGCGGCGTCGCTCGGCTACCGCTGGCAGATCTACGAGCCGCTGATGATGTGGAACCCGGTCAAGCCGGCCGAGCCGTTCAAGCCGTGGCTGGCCACCAAGGCCGAGTGGTCGGCGGACTACAAGTCGGTCAAGGTGACCGTCCGGGACGACGCCACCTGGTCCGACGGGCAGAAGGTCACCGCCGAGGACGTGGCGTTCACCTACAACCTGGTGAAGAAGTTCCCGGCGCTCAACGACCAGGGGGTGCCGTACACCGACGCGACCGCGAGCGGCAACGACGTCACGATCACCATGTCCAGCCCGCAGTTCGTCAACCAGCAGAAGGTGCTGTGGCGGGTGCCGATCGTGCCCAAGCACCTCTGGGAGAAGATCGCCGACCCGACCACCGACCCGGTGAAGCAGCCGGTCGGCAGTGGCCCCTACACGCTCAAGTCGTTCACGCCGGCCACCACCACGCTCACCGTGCGCGACAGCGGCTACTGGCAGGACGCGCCGAAGGTGAAGGAACTGCGCTTCACCTCGTACACCGACAACAGCGCGCAGACCACGGCGCTCGCGAACGGCGAGTCGGAGTGGAGCTTCGTCTTCATCCCCAACTACCAGACCGTGTTCGTGGCCAAGGACGAGAAGAACCACAAGGTGTGGGCGCCGGCGGTGCTTGGTATCCACGGCCTCTACCTGAACACCACGAAGAAGCCGTTCGACGACCCGACGCTGCGCAAGGCGATGAACATGGTCGTCGACCGGGCGGACATCTTCACCACCGCCGAGGCCGCCTACTTCCACCCCGAGGTCAAGAGCGTCACCGGCCTGCCCAGCCCGGCCGGTGACTCGTTCATCGCGCCGGAGTACCAGGGGCAGGAGCACAAGGTCGACGTTGAGGGCGCCAAGACGCTGCTCACCGGCGCCGGCTACAAGCTCGACGGCACCACGCTCAAGGACAAGACCGGCAAGCCGGTCACGATCAAGCTGACCGACCCGGCCGGCTGGTCCGACTACCAGACCAGCCTGGAGATCGTGAAGGACAACCTGTCGAAGATCGGCATCGCGGCGACCATCGACAAGGCCAACCAGGACGCCTGGTTCCGCAACGTGGAGCAGGGCAACTTCGACGCCACGTTCCGGTGGACCGAGAGCGGCGCGACGCCGTACGACATCTACCGGACGATCATGGACGGTCGGGTGCTCAAGCCGATCGGCACCGCCTCCCCCGCCGGCAACTTCGGCCGCTTCGACAACAAGACGGCGACCGACGCGCTCGTCTCGTACGCCAACGCGACCGACGACGCCACCCGCACCACGGCGCTCGCCACGCTGCAGAAGATCTTCGTCGAGGAGACGCCGATGATCCCGGTCGGCGCGGACAACATCGGCGGCGCGTACAGCGCGAAGAACTGGACCGGCTGGCCGGACGACTCGAACCCGTACGGCGCGCTCCAGCCCACCCAGCCCAACGCGCTGGACGTGGTGCTGCACCTCACGCCGACCGCCGGCTGACCCGGCGTCGCCTCTCCGGCCGGCCCGCGCCGGCCGGGGAGGCGGCCCCCGTCCCTCACCCCGGCAACCCCAGACAGGAATTCGGCATGACGACGACCGAGAGCGCCCCGGCGCCGGCCGACGAGGTGGTGCTGGAGGCCGTCGGCCTGACCAAGCACTTCCCGGTCCGCCGGCGGCTGCGCGACCTCCTCTCCCGGACCCCGGCGGCGGTGCACGCCGTCGACGACGTCTCGATCGCGCTGCGCCGCGGCCGGGTGACCGCGCTGGTCGGGGAGTCCGGCTCCGGCAAGTCCACGGTGGCCCGGCTGCTGGCCCAGCTCTACCCGCGCACCGCTGGCGACATCCGGCTGCACGGCGTCTCGACCCGGGTCCGCGGCGGACGCCGGTTCCGGGCGTACGTGCGCCAAGTGCAGTTGATCCTCCAGGACCCGTTCGCCTCGCTGAACCCGGTGCACACCGTGCGCTACCACCTCACCCGGTCGCTGCGCATCCACGGCAACGCCGGGTCCGGCCCGGACGAGTTGGAGAAGGCCCTGGCCGACCTGCTCACCCGGGTCAGCCTCACCCCGCCGGAGCGCTACCTCGACGCGTTCCCGCACGAACTCTCCGGCGGCCAGCGCCAGCGCGTCGCGATCGCCCGGGCGCTCGGCGCCGACCCCGAGGTGCTGCTCGCCGACGAGCCGGTCTCCATGCTCGACGTCTCGATCCGCCTCGGCGTGCTCAACCTGCTCCAGGACCTGAAGGACCGGCTCGACCTGGCCATCCTCTACATCACCCACGACATCGCCTCGGCCCGCTACTTCGCCGACGAGACGATCGTGATGTACGCCGGGCGGATGGTCGAGGGCGGCGACAGCGAGACGGTCACCCAGCGGCCGGCCCACCCGTACACCAGGTTGTTGATCGACTCGGCGCCGGACCCGGAGCGGATCACCGGCGCGGTCACCGACGCCGACGCGGCGGGCGAGCGCGGTCACGGGGAACCGCCGAGCCTGATCCGCCCGCCCGGCGGCTGCCGGTTCCACCCGCGCTGCCCGCACGCGATGCCCCGGTGCAGCGCGGAACTGCCGCCGCCGATCCCGATCAACGACCGGCCCGGGCACTGGGCGGCCTGCTGGCTGTTCGACCCGGCCACCGCCGCGGCCGGGAAGGCCGACCCCACCGCCACGGCCGGGAGGGCCAACGCCACCGGACGGGAGGCGAGCCGATGAGGTTCCTGCTGCAACGGACGGCCTTCTACCTGTTCACCGCCTGGGCGGCGATCACCCTCAACTTCTTCATCCCGCGGATCGTGCCGGGCGACCCGGTGCAGGCGCTGATCTCCCGCAACCAGGGCCGGATCAGCGCCGACTCGATCGCGTCGCTGCGGGTGCTGTTCGGGCTGGACTCCGACCGCAACCTGTGGCAGCAGTACGTCGCCTACTGGGGCCAACTCCTGCACGGCGACCTCGGTTTGTCGTTCACGTTCTTCCCGGCGCCGGTGTCCGAGGTGATCGGGAGCAGCCTGCCGTGGACCGTCGGCCTGGTCGGTGTCACCACGATCATCAGTTTCCTGCTCGGCACCGCGCTCGGCGTGGGCGCCGGCTGGCGGCGCGGCTCGTGGGTCGACGGGCTGCTGCCGGCCACCACGTTCCTCTCCTCGATCCCCTACTTCTGGCTGGGGCTGGTGGCGATCGCGTTGTTCGCCGGGCCGGGCAGCTTCTTCCCCTCCTCCGGCGGCTACGAGCCGGGACTGGTGCCGGCGTTCGACGCCTACTTCATCCCGAGCGCGATCCAGCACAGTCTGCTGCCGGCGGCGACCATCCTGGTCTCCTCGATGAGCGGCTGGATCCTCAGCATGCGCAACATGATGGTCACCGTCGCCAGCGAGGACTACATCACCGTCGCGCACGCCAAGGGGCTCTCCGAACGGCGGGTGGCGCTGAGCTACGCCGCCCGCAACGCGCTGCTGCCGAACGTCTCCGGCTTCGCGCTGTCGCTGGGCCTCATCGTCGGCGGCACGCTGCTCGTGGAGATCGTCTTCTCCTATCCGGGTCTGGGATTCCAGCTCTTCCAGGCCGTCGGCTACAAGGACTACCCGCTCATGCAGGGCATCTTCCTGATCATCACGATCTCGGTCCTGGTGGCGAACCTGCTCGCCGACGTCGCCTACCTGCTCCTCGACCCGCGGACCCGAAAGAGCTGAGCGATGACACTTTCCCCGTCCAGCATCGACCAGGTCACCCCCGGCCAGGGGGCGGTGGCCCAACCGTCGGCCCGGCCCCGACGCCGCCGGTTCCGCTTCGTCGCCAACCCCAAGGCCGCCACCGGCCTGGCCATCCTCGGGGTGTACGCGCTGCTGGCGGTGATCGGGCCGTGGATCGCGCCGTACGACCCGGACGCGCGCGGCGCCGACGTGCTGCAGGCGCCCTCGGCCCGGCACTGGTTCGGCACCACCCACCTCGGCCAGGACATCTTCAGTCAGATCCTGGTCGGCGCGCGCAGCGTGATGGTGGTGGGGCTGATCGCCGGCGTGCTGGCCACCGTCCTGTCCATCCTGATCGGGGTGACCGCCGGCTACCTGGGCGGCGCGGCCGACGAGAGCCTGTCGGCGCTGTCCAACGTGTTCCTGGTGATCCCCGCGCTGCCGCTGATCATCATCGTGGCGTCGCTCGTCGACCAGGCCGGCGAGCTGCTGGTCGCGCTGATCATCGGGCTCACCTCGTGGGCCTGGGGCGCCCGGGTGCTGCGGGCACAGACGCTGTCGTTGCGCCGCCGCGACTACGTCGAGGCCGCCCGCGCCACCGGCGAGCGGACCTGGCGGATCATCGGCTTCGAGATCCTGCCCAACCTGACCGCGATCATCGCCTCCGGCTTCGTCGGCACGGTGATCTTCGCGGTGATGTCGGAGATCACCCTGGCGTTCATCGGCATCTCCTCGGTGTCGTCGTGGAACTGGGGCACCATCCTGTTCTGGGCGCAGGGCCAGCAGGCGCTCGCGCAGGGCGCCTGGTGGTGGTTCGTGCCGGCCGGGCTGGCCATCGCGCTGCTCGGCACCGCGCTCGCGCTGATCAACTTCGGCATCGACGAGTTCGTCAGCCCCCGGCTGCGCACCGGCGGCCGGACCCGGATCCGCACCGCCGACGGCCGCACCGTGCGGATGCGGGTGGGCTTCACCCCGGTGCTGGCCCCGAAGGCCGCCGCCGTGCCGATGCAGGACAGCCGGAAGGACGTTGAGCCGTGAGCGCGAGGAGCGCAGCGCAGCGGAGCCCCGCAGTCGCGAACGAAAGGAGGGCCCGATGAGCGACCAGGTGCTGGAGATCCGTGGGCTGTGCGTCGACTACGGTGTCGGCGCGGACGCGGTGCACGCGGTCCGTGACGTCGACCTGACGCTGCACCGGGGCGAGGTGCTCGGCCTGGCCGGGGAGAGCGGCAGCGGCAAGTCCACCCTGGCGTACGGGCTGACCCGGCTGCTGCCCCCGCCCGGCGTGGTCAGCGGCGGCCAGGTGATCTACCACCCGGTCGACGGCCCGCCGGTGGACGTGCTGACGCTCAGCCCGGCCCGGCTGCGCGAGTTCCGCTGGGCGGAGACGTCGATCGTGTTCCAGGGCGCGATGAACTCGCTCAACCCGGTGCACAAGGTCTCCACCCAGCTCCTCGACGTGATCAAGGCGCACGAGCCGGGGAGCACCGCGTCCGGCCGGCTGGCCCGCGCCAAGGATCTGCTGCGGCTGGTCGGCATCGCCGGCGACCGGCTGGACAGCTATCCGCACCAGCTCTCCGGCGGCATGCGGCAACGGGTCATGATCGCGATGGCGCTGGCGCTGGAGCCACAACTGGTCATCATGGACGAACCGACCACCGCGCTGGACGTGGTGATGCAACGGCAGATCCTCAGCCAGCTCGCCGAACTGCGCGAACGGCTCGGCTTCGCGGTGCTGTTCATCACCCACGACCTGTCGCTGCTCGTGGAGTTCTCCGACCGGATCGCCATCATGTACGGCGGTCGGATCGTCGAGGAGGCGCCCGCCGCCCGGCTGTACGCCGAGCCGCTGCACCCGTACACCGAGGGGTTGCTGCACTCGTTCCCGGCGCTGCACGGGCCGCGCCGCGAGCTGACCGGCATTCCCGGCTCCCCGCCGGACCTGCGTGCCATGCCGGCCGGTTGCGCGTTCCACCCGCGCTGCCCGAAGGCGTTCGAGCCGTGCGACGAGCGGGTGCCGGTGCTGGGGCCGCCCAGCGTCGACGATCCGACGCGGGCCGTCGCGTGCTGGCTGCACCCGGCCGTCGCACCCCTGCCCCGCTGACCCGCCCGAGCCCACCGCTACCGCGAGGAGAACCATGGACACCGACCTCAACCGCAAGAGTGTGGATCAGGCCGACCCGATCGACACGCTGCCGCCTACCTTCCGGTGGGGGGTGGCGACGTCGTCGTACCAGATCGAGGGCGCGGTGGCCGAGGACGGCCGCACCGCGTCGATCTGGGACACCTTCTGCCGGGTCCCGGGGGCGGTGGCCAACGGCGACCACGGCGACGTGGCCTGCGACCACTACCACCGGATGCCGCAGGACGTGGCGCTCATCGCCGACCTGGGGCTGGACACCTACCGGTTCTCGGTGGCCTGGCCACGGGTGCAGCCGGGTGGGCGCGGCCCGGCCAACGCGGCCGGGATCGGCTTCTACGACCGGCTGGTGGACGAGCTGCTCGGCCGGGGCGTCGACCCGTGGGTGACGCTCTACCACTGGGACCTGCCGCAGGAGCTGGAGGACGCGGGCGGCTGGCCGAACCGGGACACCGCCTACCGCTTCGCCGACT
The genomic region above belongs to Micromonospora sp. WMMD1128 and contains:
- a CDS encoding FkbM family methyltransferase, giving the protein MSGLRRSLEFYHGDPAREAALDAFYASLVGAGDLVFDVGAHVGDRLDSFRRLGARVVAVEPQPLCARALRALHAGDGAVTVVEAACGRAAGPVRLHVNSANPTVSTASRSFVRAADRAAGWEGETWDGEIEVAGTTLDALVAAHGVPAFVKVDVEGFEDAVLAGLSRPVPALSFEFTTIARDLAERCLDRLTALGFTGFAVALGDEMAFAPPGWRSAAEVAAYLRALPHEANSGDVYARI
- a CDS encoding LacI family DNA-binding transcriptional regulator, coding for MPITIADVATRAGVSKTTVSRVLNGKGEVHIRTADRVRAVISDLGYVPSARAVGLARGRTRVVGMLVPALTWPWMGEVLQGAVDAVEAAGYGMLLFTCTHGDESMRRFASQVSAKSFDGLLVVEPEGTLDYITGLHRRGLPVILIDDRGHQPGFPSVRTTNEAGARAAAVHLLALGRRRPLVVTGLRRFGCTRERLAGFAHAYAEAGVPVEAIRVVEGDFTFECGRAAVRRLLADDAPFDAVFAHNDLSAAGALQALRDAGRRVPEDVAVVGFDDLPLAGHTHPPLSSVHQPMREMGAAAARLLIAHLTGTPLPDAPTVIPTRFAARASTGVT
- a CDS encoding ABC transporter substrate-binding protein, whose protein sequence is MRRRQLLAVALAGAMVTTTVAACGDSPNAEKKNGQAATVLNVGMPNGPQAENNNPFLTTSAAASLGYRWQIYEPLMMWNPVKPAEPFKPWLATKAEWSADYKSVKVTVRDDATWSDGQKVTAEDVAFTYNLVKKFPALNDQGVPYTDATASGNDVTITMSSPQFVNQQKVLWRVPIVPKHLWEKIADPTTDPVKQPVGSGPYTLKSFTPATTTLTVRDSGYWQDAPKVKELRFTSYTDNSAQTTALANGESEWSFVFIPNYQTVFVAKDEKNHKVWAPAVLGIHGLYLNTTKKPFDDPTLRKAMNMVVDRADIFTTAEAAYFHPEVKSVTGLPSPAGDSFIAPEYQGQEHKVDVEGAKTLLTGAGYKLDGTTLKDKTGKPVTIKLTDPAGWSDYQTSLEIVKDNLSKIGIAATIDKANQDAWFRNVEQGNFDATFRWTESGATPYDIYRTIMDGRVLKPIGTASPAGNFGRFDNKTATDALVSYANATDDATRTTALATLQKIFVEETPMIPVGADNIGGAYSAKNWTGWPDDSNPYGALQPTQPNALDVVLHLTPTAG
- a CDS encoding ABC transporter ATP-binding protein → MTTTESAPAPADEVVLEAVGLTKHFPVRRRLRDLLSRTPAAVHAVDDVSIALRRGRVTALVGESGSGKSTVARLLAQLYPRTAGDIRLHGVSTRVRGGRRFRAYVRQVQLILQDPFASLNPVHTVRYHLTRSLRIHGNAGSGPDELEKALADLLTRVSLTPPERYLDAFPHELSGGQRQRVAIARALGADPEVLLADEPVSMLDVSIRLGVLNLLQDLKDRLDLAILYITHDIASARYFADETIVMYAGRMVEGGDSETVTQRPAHPYTRLLIDSAPDPERITGAVTDADAAGERGHGEPPSLIRPPGGCRFHPRCPHAMPRCSAELPPPIPINDRPGHWAACWLFDPATAAAGKADPTATAGRANATGREASR
- a CDS encoding ABC transporter permease is translated as MRFLLQRTAFYLFTAWAAITLNFFIPRIVPGDPVQALISRNQGRISADSIASLRVLFGLDSDRNLWQQYVAYWGQLLHGDLGLSFTFFPAPVSEVIGSSLPWTVGLVGVTTIISFLLGTALGVGAGWRRGSWVDGLLPATTFLSSIPYFWLGLVAIALFAGPGSFFPSSGGYEPGLVPAFDAYFIPSAIQHSLLPAATILVSSMSGWILSMRNMMVTVASEDYITVAHAKGLSERRVALSYAARNALLPNVSGFALSLGLIVGGTLLVEIVFSYPGLGFQLFQAVGYKDYPLMQGIFLIITISVLVANLLADVAYLLLDPRTRKS
- a CDS encoding ABC transporter permease, which produces MTLSPSSIDQVTPGQGAVAQPSARPRRRRFRFVANPKAATGLAILGVYALLAVIGPWIAPYDPDARGADVLQAPSARHWFGTTHLGQDIFSQILVGARSVMVVGLIAGVLATVLSILIGVTAGYLGGAADESLSALSNVFLVIPALPLIIIVASLVDQAGELLVALIIGLTSWAWGARVLRAQTLSLRRRDYVEAARATGERTWRIIGFEILPNLTAIIASGFVGTVIFAVMSEITLAFIGISSVSSWNWGTILFWAQGQQALAQGAWWWFVPAGLAIALLGTALALINFGIDEFVSPRLRTGGRTRIRTADGRTVRMRVGFTPVLAPKAAAVPMQDSRKDVEP
- a CDS encoding ABC transporter ATP-binding protein, coding for MSDQVLEIRGLCVDYGVGADAVHAVRDVDLTLHRGEVLGLAGESGSGKSTLAYGLTRLLPPPGVVSGGQVIYHPVDGPPVDVLTLSPARLREFRWAETSIVFQGAMNSLNPVHKVSTQLLDVIKAHEPGSTASGRLARAKDLLRLVGIAGDRLDSYPHQLSGGMRQRVMIAMALALEPQLVIMDEPTTALDVVMQRQILSQLAELRERLGFAVLFITHDLSLLVEFSDRIAIMYGGRIVEEAPAARLYAEPLHPYTEGLLHSFPALHGPRRELTGIPGSPPDLRAMPAGCAFHPRCPKAFEPCDERVPVLGPPSVDDPTRAVACWLHPAVAPLPR